A stretch of Camelina sativa cultivar DH55 chromosome 18, Cs, whole genome shotgun sequence DNA encodes these proteins:
- the LOC104761673 gene encoding phosphatidylinositol/phosphatidylcholine transfer protein SFH14-like produces MSEFVAGCEETREKLSDSECIEDEPRRSRIGNLRKKAISCSSKLTHPLKRKGKRKIDYLIPLIEDVRDEEEEKIVSQLRQELLKKDLLPPRHDDYYMLLRFLRTMEFKIEKTVTAWEQMLKWRKDFGTDHIIQDFNFKELDKVTRHYPQGYHGVDKDGRPIYIERLGKAHPGKLMEVTTIERYLKYHVQEFERTLQEKLPACSVSAKRRVTTTTTILDVEGLGMKNFTPTAANLLATIAKVDCNYYPETLHRMFIVNAGIGFRNILWPAAQKLLDPMTIAKIQVLESRSLSKLLEVIDSSQLPEFLGGLCKCPNEGGCLRSNKGPWNDPEIVELVHHMEVNPVPQTTKSPLHIRDYDSTTCTIQPIASTSDGDKFITTVESIEPAQGERSQNQLLNTNNDNSSFANSSRREGGQILRFGALREKINSENIFCLVKILLAFSLKLFAIFAFLLPGYWQRQNNNVVVVPADSSVNNQVLECLDRLKKMEKELTEISRKSVKIPEANEKLLTESLERIRSLELDLDKTKSVLHLTLTKQVQIESHYQERRTRCCF; encoded by the exons ATGTCAG AATTTGTTGCAGGTTGtgaagaaacaagagagaaacTATCAGATTCTGAGTGTATAGAGGATGAACCAAGGCGTTCTAGAATTGGGAATTTGAGAAAGAAGGCTATTAGTTGTTCTAGTAAACTTACACATCCTTTGAAGAGGAAAGGCAAACGTAAAATCGATTACTTGATCCCTTTGATTGAAGATGTTagggatgaggaagaagagaagattgtTTCTCAATTGCGTCAAGAACTTCTCAAGAAAGATTTGTTGCCTCCAAGGCATGATGATTACTATATGTTGTTGAG GTTTCTAAGAACAATGGAATTCAAAATTGAGAAGACTGTCACGGCATGGGAACAAATGCTTAAATGGAGGAAAGATTTTGGAACCGATCACATTATACAG GACTTCAATTTTAAAGAGTTGGACAAAGTGACAAGGCACTATCCTCAAGGGTATCATGGAGTTGATAAAGATGGGAGACCTATTTATATAGAGAGACTTGGGAAAGCTCATCCTGGTAAGCTTATGGAGGTTACTACCATAGAGCGATACTTGAAGTACCATGTACAAGAATTTGAGAGGACCCTTCAAGAGAAGCTCCCTGCGTGTTCAGTTTCAGCAAAGCGACGAGTCACTACAACAACTACAATACTTGATGTTGAAGGCCTG GGTATGAAGAACTTTACTCCTACAGCTGCTAATCTCCTGGCCACCATTGCTAAAGTAGATTGCAATTATTACCCTGAG ACTTTGCACCGAATGTTCATTGTCAATGCAGGGATTGGATTCAGGAATATTCTTTGGCCTGCCGCACAGAAGCTTCTTGATCCGATGACTATTGCAAAGATACAA GTTTTGGAGTCAAGATCCTTGTCAAAGTTACTTGAAGTAATTGATTCCAG TCAACTTCCAGAATTCTTGGGAGGCTTATGCAAATGTCCTAACGAGGGAGGGTGCTTGAGGTCTAACAAAGGACCCTGGAATGATCCTGAAATAGTTGAG CTCGTACATCACATGGAAGTAAACCCTGTACCGCAAACTACTAAATCTCCTCTTCATATAAGAGATTATGATTCTACCACTTGCACGATCCAACCTATA GCTAGTACATCAGACGGTGATAAATTCATTACCACCGTGGAATCTATAGAACCGGCTCAAGGAGAACGGTCACAAAACCAGTTACTTAACACTAACAATGATAACTCTTCTTTTGCAAATTCATCAAGACGAgaag GTGGTCAGATTTTACGGTTTGGTGCACTTAGAGAAAAAATCAACAGCGAGAACATTTTCTGCTTAGTGAAAATACTACTAGCCTTTTCACTGAAGCTATTTGCTATCTTTGCTTTCTTATTGCCTGGATACTGGCAAAGACAGAACAATAATGTAGTGGTCGTCCCAGCAGATTCATCCGTAAACAACCAAGTTCTTGAGTGTTTAGATCGtctaaagaagatggagaaagagtTAACAGAGATTAGTAGAAAATCTGTAAAAATCCCAGAAGCGAATGAGAAGCTACTAACGGAATCACTAGAGAGGATCAGGTCTCTAGAACTCGATCTTGACAAAACTAAATCA gtatTACACTTAACATTAACAAAACAGGTTCAGATTGAGTCTCATTACCAAGAA CGAAGAACACGATGCTGTTTCTGA
- the LOC104761674 gene encoding GPI-anchored protein LORELEI has product MELNFLSRAIFFFFLLLSLFSSFSSSTVISDGVFQSQSSFTGRNLLQTKKPCPVNFEFMNYKIITDKCKGPKFPPKECCAAFKEFSCPYADELNDLSSDCATTMFSYINLYGKYPPGLFANQCKEGKEGLECPATSPTSADDASAATAASSSCLWLTLSAAFLVSVKLF; this is encoded by the exons ATGGAGCTCAACTTCCTCTCTAGagctatcttcttcttctttcttctactttctcttttttcttctttctcatcttcaacTGTCATCTCAG ATGGTGTCTTCCAATCCCAGAGTTCGTTTACCGGAAGAAACCTGCTTCAGACCAAGAAAC CATGTCCTGTGAACTTTGAGTTTATGAACTACAAGATCATAACCGACAAATGCAAAGGTCCCAAATTCCCACCAAAGGAATGTTGCGCTGCCTTCAAGGAGTTTTCTTGTCCTTACGCTGACGAGCTCAACGACCTTAGCTCAGATTGTGCTACCACTATGTTCAGTTACATCAATCTTTATGGTAAATACCCGCCTGGTCTTTTCGCTAACCAGTGTAAAGAAGGCAAAGAAGGTCTTGAATGCCCCGCTACGTCTCCCACTTCAGCTGATGATGCAAGCGCAGCCAccgcagcttcttcttcttgtctttggCTGACCCTTTCCGCGGCTTTCTTGGTTTCCGTTAAGCTGTTCTGA